The proteins below come from a single Aegilops tauschii subsp. strangulata cultivar AL8/78 chromosome 6, Aet v6.0, whole genome shotgun sequence genomic window:
- the LOC141026107 gene encoding uncharacterized mitochondrial protein AtMg00860-like: MNPIFSKYKTNVMRDWPVPTNTTELCGFLGFTGYYRKFVANYGILAESLTQLLTKKEFHWDECNQATFELLKQAMVQTPVLALPNFKRPFAIKTEASDTGVGAVLIQDGHPVAYMSKALGVKNQKLSDTSPSNKSSQNWMKHFGE, translated from the exons ATGAACCCCATTTTCTCCAAGTACAAGACCAATGTGATGCGCGACTGGCCCGTGCCCACCAATACCACCGAACTGTGTGGGTTCCTCGGGTTCACCGGCTATTATCGCAAGTTCGTCGCCAACTACGGGATCCTCGCCGAGTCGCTCACTCAGCTCTTGACCAAGAAGGAATTCCATTGGGACGAGTGCAATCAAGCCACGTTCGAGCTCCTCAAGCAAGCAATGGTGCAAACGCCGGTCCTCGCTCTACCCAACTTCAAGCGCCCATTCGCCATCAAGACGGAAGCGAGTGACACCGGGGTGGGCGCGGTGCTCATCCAAGATGGCCATCCCGTGGCATACATGAGCAAGGCGTTGGGAGTCAAGAACCAAAAgctatctgatacgtctccatc aaataaaagttctcagaattggATGAAACATTTTGGAGAATAA